The following nucleotide sequence is from Zea mays cultivar B73 chromosome 1, Zm-B73-REFERENCE-NAM-5.0, whole genome shotgun sequence.
CATATATATTTCAATGTGAAGGGAAATACCACGGGCACTGGCCAGGtgatgttaggatttatgggcttggcccaattaagactaataaatcccaggaaaatctcaaaagcccatacaagtggatggctagggaattggtggaaccaatagcaccatattgctagttctagtggagtagagctagcttaaatatggaagccacactcactcaccaagtcatggatgagaggagagagtgtggagagccacacgcgcgcgcgctcgctcgcctcgcctcgcctggccggggcgaagggcgcgggcgcacgacatgcgcgtgaatggcctGCCGAAATCtatagcatagcatatagatttttagtagttaaatctgaagtttctgatgtgtatgttgatactattatggaatcacgtgatgctactttctttgaacatatatttccaatgaaagacattcatagcaattctagatactcttctgagataactcctgaacatagtacacctattgagagttttgaacagccacatgaaattgtcctagaggaggatgacaatgatgctcctaaaaggagcaagagacaaagggttgaaaaatcctttggtaatgatttcattgtgtaccttgtggacgatactcctactaccattgcagaagcatttgcatctccaaatgcagatgattggaaagaagcagttcataatgagatggactccattctttcaaatggtacgtgggaagtcactgatcgaccctatggatgcaaacctgtgggttgtaagtgggtgtttaaaaagaagctcaagcctgatggtacaattgaaaagtacaaggctaggcttgtggctaaaggctatactcagaaagaaggagaagacttctttgatacttactcacctgttgctagaatgaccactattcgagtactactttctttggctgcctcgtatggtctccttgttcatcagatggatgtaaagacaacttttcttaatggagagctggacgaggaaatctatatggaacagcctgatggatttgtagtaaagggtcaagaaagcaaggtgtgcaagttattgaaatctttgtatggtctgaagcaagcaccaaagcagtggcatgagaagtttgacacgactctaacgtctgcaggctttgccattaatgaggcagacaggtgtgtatattatcgttgtggtgggggcgaaggagttatattgtgcttatatgttgatgatatattgatatttggcacaaacattgatgtgatcaatgaagtcaagtcttttctatcaaagagttttgatatgaaagatctgggagaagctgatgtgattctaaacatcaagctgattaaggcagatggtgggattactctctcgcaatctcactatgttgaaaaggttttgaagcgatttggcttctctgagtgcaaaccttctccaacaccttatgatcccagtgtgacactgcgaaagaacaagagaattgtcttagaccaattgagatactctcagattgtcggttcactcatgtatcttgctggtgcaacaaggcccgatatctcgtttgctgtgagcaaattgagtaggttcatatcaaaccccgggactgatcattggcatgcacttgagcgggttatgcgctacctggaaggtacaatgagttatggaattcactattctggtcagcatgcagtacttgaaggatatagtgattcgaactggatatctgatgcagacgagctttatgccaccagtggttatgtatttactattggtggaggtgcggtatcatggatgtcatgcaagcagaccattttgacgaggtcaaccatggaagccgagctagctgcacttgacacagcaaccgttgaggcagaatggttgcgtgaactcttgatggacttgccggtggttgagaaaccaataccagctatccttatgaactgtgacaatcagacagtgattgctaaagtgacgagttctaaggataatggaaagtcatcaagacatgtcaaaagacgattgaagtctgtcagaaagttgagaaactccggagttataagtgtgacttatatttcaacagataaaaatctggcagatccttttaccaagggactaccacgtaatgtgatagaaatcgcatcgagagagatgagtatgagacccgaataaagttgccatggtggaaacccagtctatgtgatcggagatcccgtgaattaggtcctggggagaacaagccattggtgaactgaggagagtaacctttgaccctctctaagtaaagatgcaatactctcaaatgctgtaaggcaggttggctttatgccttaatgtgttctgttggcttgtattaaagaagatgttgtcctgtagaacattctttgaaagaacacacctatatgagttagactgtctaacgtcgcagtctatgagatttgggtgatctctagtaaactcatgaagagaccttggagtacgacgtatatgctccacccgagaaggggactactggtagccaagtactggtcatgacttcaagtgaaacccattcacgcaaaacttgcaattcaaggcatagtccattgtccaagttgtgggttggtgtagcttggagttctaggcggaagttcaacttaacagtctctgctaaaaaactagtatattaaacagtagtgaacagtggcgaaaactgcagatgggcatttgagatctggtgggggattgttaggatttatgggcttggcccaattaagaaattctaataaatcccaggaaaatctcaaaagcccatacaagtggatggctagggaattggtggaaccaatagcaccatattgctagttctagtggagtagagctagcttaaatatggaagccacactcactcaccaagtcatggatgagaggagagagtgtggagagccacacgcgcgcgctcgctcgcctcgcctcgtctggccgggccggggcgaagggcgcgggcgcacgacatgctcgtgaatggtccgccgaaatccggcccctcgccttgcgggggcgcggctaccttttgccgtttaattttttggtttcttggctgttacgcttatcctaaccgatcgttataaaatctcaactgattgcgagattttcgtgggcggataagcacgggggtcgcggacttggccctataaaaggagcccggcagccagcctccaaatcatcccaaatcccagttcgctttcgcctctcttcatagctgagccgccttttagttcccttcgtcccgaccgcagacgtgcatctgcgatcaggagagcaggtctctggaacccttcgtcttctagatcctgcaccgggagagggcgaataaggtttttgggaagcgtcttcacgcgactgctcgtgatctgctgacctcgtcgaccctgctgatttcgctacttcgacatcgtcgaccctgctgattccggcgcgtgccatctatcagtaagtctaatcagtacgcatcatctgatttggcttgttatttcagttcttctgatttggtcatgatttatattcggaatttaaactggaatttgtctaattattcaacaggtGAAACTTTCACTATATGTAGAGTGTTTACATAACGCCGTTCGTAGATGACGGCTTACAAGACGAGTAAAAAGATGACGCACAGtaaataatatggtctctatatgtagaatttggatcacaaactcaacagaTAATAGTTCATAAATAAAGGAGCATTAGTAGTTGTTTGTGCGTTGCTTTGCTGCTGGCAAGCAAGCTAATTGCTGTTTGGGTGGATCCATCAATCATGCATGCACTAAACGCCCGCGTATCTTTAGCTAGCCTTCCTTCCTGCTCCCAGAAATCGCCAGCCACTAGGCGTCCGGATCGCCAAATTGGAGGGGGCCATGAAAAAGGGTGGCCACACCGGCACAGGACATCGCGTCCTCGAGCTCGCGGGCGCACTTGGCGACCACCACCGTACGTGCTTGACGTGGACAGCCACTGCGGCAATCACTGCCATGATGCATCATCGTCAGCGAGTAAGCCGAGGAGTATACATGGAGCGAGAGCGCGGCATAGTTTGGGTACCTTTGGATCGAAGTGTTTCAAAAACTTCCACGACACATCCTAATCCACTTAAATCTCTCTTATTACTAGAGTACTTAAATTAACTAGGTCTCTATGATTTTGAACTTGTGATATCGTAAATAAGTAGGTGTAACAATgatctctaaattttacactataagatttaagaatCAGATTGAATTATGACCGGAccctatttctatttatttttgaaataaaatttatttaaagccctactatttcgtgaagaaacatttggatcgcCCCTAGTGGTAAGCGAAACTGCTGAGCCAATCATAACAGAGCAATCGATCAGTGTAAGCCCATGTCAGCACGATGTTTATCCATATGTTGGGGACACCATTGGCGACTTGACGAGTTATGTGCTTCAAGGGCATCGGTCGAGTTGGCTCTTCCAAGTGCCACCCACGCCGCTACGTATGCTGCATGTTTGCATCAACTCCTAACGCTTAAGGTTTTGCCTTGGACGTACACGGGCAACTAATAAGACATATAAATAAACTAAATAACAATCTTGATACCGAATCTGCAACTAGCTAGTTCATAGTAGACACTTATTTTCCAGAAGCTGTTTTCTTCCTAGGCGCAAGGTCGTTACCACTAAAAATTTGCAGTGTTAATAATTAACTACTAACCCACGCCCATGCAGCTAGCGAAGGTAAATAACTCTTCTGTTCTGAGCGTGATAAATCCATGTCGATATCATGGTGGATACCTCACATCTCCTTCAAGAATCTGCTCATCGCACCCTGTCTACAAATTTTTGGCTGCTTGGATATTCTGAAAGCAACGAGTGCCACAATGAAACAGCTGCTGCACACTTCGTCGTCTCTTCTTAGCTTCCAAAAAAAAAGGGGAGAATATTTGCACTGTTGCTAGTTGCTGCTGACCTGATCGTCACAATATTCGCAATCATGAGGATTTGGCCATCGACGCACCGCGTCCGGCATGAAACAAATAATAACCCTCATCCAATTCATTAGTTTGCTCTCCTATCTCTGCTGCCCCCACCACGCATACAAGCAGCCAGTTGGGCAAGGAAGGtgacaaagaaaagaagaaaaaaggtTGACATGTATATATATAATATTCCCGTTTCCATGTCCACAAACTGAGCAATGAGCAGAAAGGGAAGAAGCACAAACTTTTCCCAGGAAGCAAGAGCTAGCCAGGCAAAGATCTGTTTCTCGATACGACCATGTTATATTAATGGCCTGCTATTAGTCCATTCCCATCAAAGGCGACGTACGTGTACGTTACATGTAACCGAGCAAAATTACGGCCGCGTCAGTCCCGTTCTGAAGATTCATCAATGCAAAAATTTACAGCCCCCACAAAATTTTGCTTGGGTCGGGGTTTGTCTCGGAGACGGGTTTACAGCGTCACAAAAGCGCAAGCGCTCAGCTTCTCTGAGCAAaccaagaagaagaaaaaaatgcTCTGCCCTGTTACGTTCTGGCCATCACGATTCCACTCCACCGATGGAAAACCCGAGACAAGACCTAATCTAACTTCTTTCAGAAGTGGGGATCACACCTCAGGGATATGGCGCTCCTCTCCTTCTCTCCGCCGGCTCTCGCTGCGCTCACCGTTCAGTTCGGCGTCCTTGACGACGCTGGCCATGGCGACTTGTTGTTGCACCTTGCTCTTCTCCTTCTCCTCCTGCTCGCCACCCTGGCTGCTGCGGTCCCCGAAGGAGGAGGCCCTGCTGGACATGGGCGTGGCCAGGTACGTCGGCTTCACGTCCCCGGCCATGATCACCAGTATCTTCTCCTCCCAGACCGGCGGCGGCAGGTCCGAGGCCGCTGGCTTGtcgccgccggcgccggcgccggaacCGCCCTCGCCGGCGCCACCCTCCAGGTACCCTGAGAGCTTCCAGTAGGAGCACGCGAGGATGAGGAGCGCGAAGGCTATGAGGCCCAGCATCGCGGCCAGCCCGCCGAAAAGGTACGGCACCGGCGAGTGCCACGCGGAATGCGCGGCGGCGCTGCCGGCGGCGACTGCTGGTGCGGCCGCGACCTTCGCCGCCGCCGTCGCGTTGAACCCTGCTCCTCCTGGCCTCATTGtttctgctgctgctggtgctgctCTTGCTTCCCCTGACCTGTCGTCGCTGCCGGTCCTCGGAGCTTCTCGGCGGCTTTCGCCCTGCTCTGCTTTGCTGTAATGTAATGGTGTGTGAGACTGCGGCGCAACGGGGGAGAGGGTTATTTATAAGGAGGCAGAGGGCAACAGgttaaaaaaaaagagagagatagAGAAGGGAATTTGTCACTGCTTGATTGCGTGCATTTTCTAAAATAAAAAAAGTATAATAGGTCATGAGGTCACTCAGCCACTTTCAGGCAGCAAATGTTTATACCGCATGGCTTTAGCTTTTGTTATGGTTGTAAAATTGCATTTAGGACCTCGTCGAGATATAGTATTTGATTACTGGACAACCGTGGCGATTGGGCAGCGCGAAACGGAAAGGAAACCTATATTATGCGCTATGTGTTTTCTCCGTTGGGTCACTttttttgctcctctcctttattTTTTTCAGATGTTTTTGGGAGTATTCTAGCATTTGAGGGGCATTATTATATTGGAACATGGGGGACGCACTTATCCACAGGAATAATGGTGCATCTTCTGCTTTGTTGTTAAGTTGGTACAGGATAAGCGCATCGTTACGTGGTTAAAATCGCACTGAGAAAAGCGTAGAGCACCACCCTTAAAATAATAGTAGGTTTTTTTTCATCTTGCTGGGTTACACGATTATTTTTCGCGACGAAATACTTCCAAGGTATGCTCTATGTCGAATGTGTTTATGTATTACGGTACACCACGCAAAAATCATCATGCTGCAATAAGCATATCATTAGGATTGATACTAATTATGTTACACGTCGAAGTTATTTATGTATTGCGGTATAATATGTAAAAAACAATATATGTTCACATAAATATGAATAGAAACATCATAAACATACAAATATGGAAAGAGAGCCATGAACTGACAATGTATCATAAAAAACTATTGACATTGgtataaatatgtatacaaaatagcataaaaacAGGTCGTCGATCCGCCACCACTCGCGCCTAGGGAAGTTCGTCGTCGCCGCTCGCGTCTAGGGAAGGACGACGTCGTCGCAGGAGGTGGGACGGCAGCGTGCGCCACTCCGGGGCGCGCGCATGTGAGGAGCCGACGTCGTGTGCGCCTCTGGATCCGCCGCCGCACTCCCTCAAGGAACCGTCGCCGACGGACACGCCTTGGATGCGCGTCGCCGCCACATGCACCTCAGGTAGCCGCCGCCGTCGCGCGAGGAGGTGGGCGTCGCTGCGGCATGGCCTCGGGGAGCCGCCCCCATCACGCGCATCTCTAGAATCCATCGTTGCTGCTCGCGCCTAAGAGAAGTCGTCGTTGCCGCTCGCGCTTAGGAGACGTCGCCGCCGTCGCGCTCCCTTAGGGAACCACCGCCGTGCGCGCATCGGCAGTGGGGGCATCGTCCCTCGTGCATCGTGGTGGGGGCGTCACCGCCGGCGTCGCTAAAAAATGAAATCCTAGCGCCCTGGGCCTCCTTTTATAACGCCCGAACCTGGTGCGGCTAAACCTGATGGCACTGTTGAACCagtgcttcctctagttattgtaaGACCATGGCTCCATATATATAAAcccaggccagacagtgcaatccggtcaagccggaccaggtccagacgtctataaaagaaaacCCAGAATGCTAGGGTTTAGTTTTTCACGCCTCatcccgattcattagcgacggcgtGTGCGACGACGACGGTTGCCCGAGAGCGCGCGGGGCGATGGACCCCCAGCCGGTGGCAGTGGGGCCGCGGCTCCctgacctcgacgcgcggtggtggcggttcctcgatccggagtggCGGCGACTCCccaatccagagggcgagcgacggcGGTGCCCTTGtgtgggcaagcggcggcgtccccgtgGTTCCGAGGCGGCGGcccttccaaggccggcgagcaagcggcgCCCCTCGACGTGCGAGGAGCGACGGCGACGCACGAGACGCGAGGTTCGAGCGGCGTTACGGAAGGCGCGAGCAGCGACAATCGCgcatgacatcctccgatccgggcATTCGACGCAGTTCGGGCGGCTCGATTGACGACCTACATCTGTGCTTGTGTCGACGACGACGTCCTCCAGCGACTACCTCCTCCGATTCGTgatttcttttcgattattgtatTTTTTGCTTACCACACGTATTATTTACGttaaaaactgtacgattttatgatTGAACACGAAGTTCATATATCAATTTACtgcatgcatattttttgcatgcacattggaaagacaattccttgatttatgttgttcgtaattacCATAAAAAATAAATTATTTATGTTCGTAAATGTCAGATTTGTACGTCTGCCATAAAACTATCCCTAATTCCTGCATGTTCGTAATTATCataaaaatcaaatcaaatcaaaTCACTTATGTTCGTAAATGCCAGATTTTTACATCTGCCATAAAGTTGTCCCAAATTTCCGCTGGCGTTCTTAGTTGGATCGATATTAGAttttttatcaattatgctaCACGTTGTAAGTATTTATGTGATGTTGTATAAAAAATTATGCTCTATGTGACTCATGTCATCCAATTTTTTGCGCGTGTGAACTGGAAATGAAAATATAATCTAAATtggcgcgcatgcaatggaaactctcacgatttgccataatttttggatatgtataaaaatataaatCGCATGCATGTgattgccatgtttttcggacctaccataaaataggatcgtaataacaacctactagagctatcacccTCTCgta
It contains:
- the LOC100284850 gene encoding GDU1; the protein is MRPGGAGFNATAAAKVAAAPAVAAGSAAAHSAWHSPVPYLFGGLAAMLGLIAFALLILACSYWKLSGYLEGGAGEGGSGAGAGGDKPAASDLPPPVWEEKILVIMAGDVKPTYLATPMSSRASSFGDRSSQGGEQEEKEKSKVQQQVAMASVVKDAELNGERSESRRREGEERHIPEV